One segment of Rosa chinensis cultivar Old Blush chromosome 6, RchiOBHm-V2, whole genome shotgun sequence DNA contains the following:
- the LOC112173364 gene encoding laccase-11 — protein MAKTNNFSFCSLLPFLCFVGFLFIPAKAAVKSYQFDIQVKNVSRLCHSKPIVTVNGLFPGPTIYAREGDTLLVNVTNHAQYNMSIHWHGLKQYRNGWADGPAYITQCPIKTGSSYTYNMTITGQRGTLWWHAHIFWLRATVYGAIVILPKQGTGFPFPQPYREANLILGEWWNNDVEEVVKQGNRLGLPPNMSDAHTINGKPGPLFPCSEKHTFAVEVEQGKTYLLRIINAALNDELFFAIAGHNLTVVEVDAVYTKPFTSQAILIAPGQTTNVLVQANQVPSRYFMAARPFMDAPLSIDNKTATAILQYKGIPNSVLPVLSQLPALNDTAFALSYNGKLRSLNTAKYPAIVPLKVDRQLFYTIGLGINQCTTCLNGTQLTASLNNITFVMPQVGLLQAHYFNTKGVFSTDFPDGPPTPFNYTGAPLTANLGTKLGTRLSKIAFNSTVELVLQDTNLLTVESHPFHLHGYNFFIVGTGVGNFDPKKDRAKFNLMDPPERNTVGVPTGGWAAIRFRADNPGVWFMHCHLELHTSWGLKTAFVVENGKGSDQSVLPPPKDLPPC, from the exons ATGGCAAAAACCAACAACTTCAGCTTCTGTTCCTTACTTCCCTTCTTATGTTTTGTTGGGTTCCTCTTCATTCCAGCCAAAGCTGCTGTGAAGTCATACCAATTCGAC ATTCAAGTGAAGAATGTGAGCAGGTTGTGCCATTCTAAGCCAATTGTTACAGTAAATGGGTTGTTCCCTGGACCTACAATTTATGCTAGAGAAGGAGATACACTTCTAGTTAATGTCACAAATCATGCACAGTATAACATGTCAATTCATTG GCATGGACTAAAGCAATATCGAAATGGGTGGGCAGATGGACCTGCTTATATAACACAATGTCCTATCAAGACAGGAAGCAGTTACACCTATAATATGACAATCACAGGGCAAAGAGGAACTCTGTGGTGGCATGCTCACATCTTTTGGCTAAGAGCCACCGTCTATGGAGCTATCGTCATCCTGCCCAAACAAGGGACTGGCTTTCCTTTTCCTCAGCCTTACAGGGAAGCTAATCTGATCTTAG GAGAATGGTGGAATAATGATGTGGAAGAGGTTGTTAAACAAGGGAACAGACTCGGGTTGCCTCCGAATATGTCAGATGCGCATACCATTAATGGGAAGCCAGGGCCTCTCTTTCCATGTTCCGAAAAAC ATACCTTTGCGGTGGAGGTTGAACAAGGGAAGACATACCTGTTACGAATCATCAATGCTGCACTCAATGACGAGCTATTCTTTGCAATAGCTGGCCACAACTTGACAGTGGTAGAGGTTGATGCAGTCTATACCAAACCATTTACATCTCAAGCAATACTAATTGCACCAGGCCAGACCACAAATGTTCTTGTTCAGGCAAACCAAGTCCCTAGTAGATATTTCATGGCTGCCCGGCCATTCATGGATGCACCCCTTTCCATAGACAATAAGACCGCCACTGCAATCCTGCAATATAAAGGCATCCCCAATTCTGTGCTGCCAGTCCTTTCCCAACTTCCAGCACTCAATGACACAGCTTTTGCGCTGAGCTACAATGGGAAGCTGAGAAGCCTAAACACAGCAAAGTACCCAGCAATTGTACCTCTTAAAGTCGATAGACAGCTTTTCTACACAATTGGTTTGGGAATCAACCAATGCACTACTTGCCTGAATGGAACACAGCTCACTGCTTCTTTGAACAACATCACATTTGTGATGCCCCAAGTTGGGCTGCTTCAAGCTCATTACTTCAACACCAAGGGGGTATTTTCTACAGATTTCCCTGACGGCCCCCCAACACCTTTCAATTACACTGGTGCACCACTCACTGCCAACCTTGGGACTAAACTAGGCACTCGGTTAAGCAAGATTGCCTTTAATTCGACAGTAGAATTGGTGCTACAAGATACCAATCTTCTCACAGTGGAATCCCATCCCTTCCACCTTCATGGTTACAATTTCTTTATTGTTGGGACCGGAGTTGGGAACTTTGACCCCAAGAAAGACCGGGCTAAGTTTAATTTGATGGATCCTCCTGAAAGAAACACAGTTGGTGTTCCTACCGGTGGTTGGGCTGCCATAAGGTTCAGGGCTGATAATCCAG GTGTGTGGTTCATGCACTGTCACTTGGAGCTGCATACTAGCTGGGGTTTGAAGACTGCATTTGTGGTGGAAAACGGGAAAGGGTCAGATCAATCTGTCTTGCCTCCACCTAAAGACCTTCCACCTTGTTAA